The proteins below are encoded in one region of Caulobacter henricii:
- the pbpC gene encoding penicillin-binding protein 1C, with protein sequence MVVPLTRLLVGFLGLQVVLATLSAVFPPDMTRARQSSPVALDRRGTWLRALPVEDGRWRIRADLERTDQAFLKRLIAVEDGRFYRHLGVDPLAVVRAFGSAVVHARPTSGASTLTMQTARLLEPRPRNLGSKLIEMVRAVQLEAQLTKRQTLALYLTLTPYGGNLEGVRAASLAYFGQEPTSLTDGQQALLIALPQSPEARRPDRRPEAARMARRSVLDKMVRAGVLTEAAALEAEAEPLPRRAPFPALAWHVAGERARAAPASQASVITTLDADLQARLEPMAAAIAASQGADATAAILVVEIKGRAVRAAVGSAGRERAGGWVDMTRALRSPGSALKPFIYAMAMDDGLLAADTQLTDSATRFADYQPENFDRVFHDKVTVREALTHSLNVPAVATLERLGPEAFAGRIEAAGAHLARPKSELKAAGLALALGGEGITLRDLALLYAALGDGGLAKPLAWTEADAKLRERSGGTRLVRPEAARQILDILREAPAPRGRAPSALTRGGPAMAFKTGTSYGFRDAVAAGVVGGYAIIVWTGRADGGARGGLTGRDAALPLLFDVADVVGAPATAPRPIAPKSAPQALQTLRAQTEGPRLIFPPDGAAVQVEALGPGSRGLVLAAGGEDLTWYVEGKPLAADPTSGRVVWRPAAPGFYRLSVVDGQGRKASARVRIKAG encoded by the coding sequence ATGGTGGTGCCGCTCACCCGCCTCCTCGTCGGCTTTCTCGGCCTCCAGGTCGTGCTCGCGACGCTCAGCGCCGTCTTCCCGCCGGACATGACCCGGGCCCGGCAGTCCTCGCCGGTGGCCCTGGACCGCCGCGGGACGTGGCTGCGGGCCCTGCCGGTGGAGGACGGTCGCTGGCGGATCCGGGCGGATCTGGAGCGCACGGACCAGGCCTTCCTGAAGCGCCTGATCGCCGTCGAGGATGGCCGCTTCTATCGCCACCTCGGTGTTGATCCCCTGGCGGTGGTCCGGGCCTTCGGCTCGGCCGTGGTCCATGCCCGCCCGACCTCCGGGGCCTCGACCCTGACCATGCAGACCGCCCGCCTGCTGGAGCCACGTCCGCGCAATCTGGGCTCCAAGCTGATCGAGATGGTCCGGGCCGTGCAGCTGGAGGCCCAGCTGACCAAGCGCCAGACCCTGGCCCTCTATCTGACCCTGACTCCCTATGGCGGTAATCTGGAGGGCGTCCGCGCTGCCAGCCTGGCCTATTTCGGCCAGGAGCCGACCAGCCTGACCGACGGCCAGCAGGCTCTGCTGATCGCCCTGCCGCAGTCCCCGGAGGCCCGCCGGCCCGATCGCCGGCCCGAGGCGGCGCGGATGGCGCGGCGGTCGGTCCTCGACAAGATGGTCCGGGCGGGAGTGCTGACCGAGGCCGCCGCCCTGGAGGCCGAGGCCGAGCCCCTGCCGCGCCGTGCCCCGTTCCCGGCCCTGGCCTGGCATGTGGCGGGGGAAAGGGCCCGCGCCGCGCCCGCCTCCCAGGCCAGCGTGATCACCACCCTGGATGCCGACCTGCAGGCGCGGCTTGAGCCCATGGCCGCCGCCATCGCCGCCTCGCAAGGGGCCGATGCCACTGCCGCGATCCTGGTGGTCGAGATCAAGGGCCGGGCGGTGCGCGCCGCCGTCGGCTCGGCCGGGCGCGAGCGGGCCGGGGGCTGGGTGGACATGACCCGGGCCCTGCGTTCACCCGGCTCGGCCCTGAAGCCCTTCATCTATGCCATGGCCATGGATGACGGGCTTTTGGCCGCCGACACCCAGCTGACCGACAGCGCCACCCGTTTTGCCGACTATCAGCCCGAGAACTTTGACCGCGTGTTCCACGACAAGGTTACGGTGCGCGAAGCCCTGACCCATTCGCTGAACGTCCCGGCCGTGGCCACCCTGGAGCGCCTGGGGCCCGAGGCCTTTGCCGGCCGGATCGAGGCGGCTGGAGCCCATCTGGCGCGGCCGAAGTCGGAGTTGAAGGCGGCGGGTCTGGCCCTGGCCCTGGGCGGGGAGGGGATCACCCTGCGCGACCTGGCCCTGCTCTATGCCGCCCTGGGCGACGGCGGTCTCGCCAAGCCCCTGGCCTGGACCGAGGCGGACGCCAAACTACGGGAAAGGTCCGGCGGGACCCGGCTGGTGCGGCCCGAGGCGGCCCGGCAGATTCTGGACATTCTGCGTGAGGCCCCCGCGCCGCGCGGTCGCGCCCCTTCGGCCCTGACCCGGGGCGGGCCGGCCATGGCCTTCAAGACCGGTACCTCCTACGGCTTTCGCGACGCGGTGGCGGCCGGGGTGGTCGGCGGCTATGCGATCATCGTCTGGACCGGCCGGGCCGATGGCGGCGCGCGCGGCGGCCTGACCGGACGCGACGCGGCCCTGCCCCTGCTGTTCGACGTCGCCGATGTGGTCGGGGCCCCGGCCACGGCGCCGCGGCCGATCGCGCCGAAGTCGGCCCCCCAGGCCCTGCAGACCCTGCGCGCCCAGACCGAAGGCCCGCGCCTGATCTTCCCGCCGGACGGCGCGGCGGTGCAGGTCGAGGCCCTGGGGCCAGGGTCGCGGGGCCTGGTCCTGGCCGCCGGCGGCGAGGACCTGACCTGGTATGTCGAGGGCAAGCCCCTGGCGGCGGACCCGACCAGCGGCCGGGTCGTCTGGCGGCCGGCCGCGCCGGGGTTCTACCGGCTGTCGGTCGTGGACGGGCAGGGCCGCAAGGCGTCGGCGCGGGTGCGGATCAAGGCGGGGTAA
- a CDS encoding carbonic anhydrase has protein sequence MLEDLKTNNAAWSKGKTEVDPQFFKRLENQQSPEYLWIGCSDSRVPANEIVGLDPGELFVHRNVANLAPPQDANYLSVLQFAVDVIKVKHVMVVGHYGCGGVSAAIDGKRRGLVDHWLHPIREVHAEHRHELDALPGQKERLNRLCELNVIRQVRNVAADVFVHDAWARGQPLSVHGWVYSLSNGLVTDLNVGITCLEDYERVAGGAI, from the coding sequence ATGCTTGAAGACCTCAAGACCAACAACGCTGCCTGGTCAAAGGGCAAGACGGAGGTTGATCCGCAGTTCTTCAAGCGGCTGGAGAACCAGCAGAGTCCGGAATATCTGTGGATCGGCTGCAGCGACAGCCGCGTGCCGGCCAACGAGATCGTCGGCCTGGATCCCGGCGAACTGTTCGTCCACCGCAATGTCGCCAACCTCGCGCCGCCCCAGGACGCCAACTATCTCAGCGTGCTGCAGTTCGCCGTCGACGTGATCAAGGTCAAGCACGTGATGGTCGTCGGCCATTATGGCTGCGGCGGCGTGTCGGCGGCCATCGACGGCAAGCGGCGCGGCCTGGTCGACCACTGGCTGCACCCGATCCGCGAGGTCCATGCCGAGCACCGCCACGAGCTCGACGCCCTGCCCGGGCAGAAGGAAAGGCTCAACCGCCTGTGCGAACTGAACGTCATCCGCCAGGTGCGCAACGTGGCCGCCGACGTCTTCGTGCATGACGCCTGGGCGCGCGGCCAGCCCCTGTCCGTGCATGGCTGGGTCTATTCGCTGTCCAACGGCCTGGTCACCGACCTCAATGTCGGGATTACCTGCCTCGAGGACTATGAGCGGGTGGCCGGCGGGGCGATCTAA
- the maiA gene encoding maleylacetoacetate isomerase, protein MKLTLHSAWRASAPYRVRIGLNLKGLDYGVQPVDLVSSQHQGEAYRALNAQALVPTLEVDLPGEEGRRLTQSLAILEWLDEAVPGAPLLPADPFDRATVRAMAEIVACDIHPVNNLRILRALTGLGVDQDGRDAWAQRWITDGFAAIEPMVARHGRGFAFGDAPGLADCCLVPQVYNAARFHVDMTPFPAIRAAVARALEHPAIAAAHPNLQPDAQPA, encoded by the coding sequence ATGAAGCTCACCCTGCACAGCGCCTGGCGGGCCAGCGCCCCCTACCGCGTCCGGATCGGCCTCAATCTCAAGGGCCTGGACTATGGCGTTCAGCCCGTGGACCTGGTGTCGAGCCAGCACCAGGGCGAGGCCTATCGCGCCCTCAACGCCCAGGCCCTGGTCCCGACCCTTGAGGTAGACCTGCCTGGAGAAGAAGGCCGTCGCCTGACCCAGAGCCTGGCGATCCTGGAATGGCTGGACGAGGCGGTCCCAGGCGCACCGCTCCTGCCGGCCGATCCGTTCGATCGCGCCACGGTGCGGGCCATGGCCGAGATCGTCGCCTGCGACATCCATCCGGTGAACAATCTGCGCATCCTGCGCGCCCTTACCGGTCTGGGCGTCGACCAGGACGGCCGCGACGCCTGGGCCCAGCGCTGGATCACCGACGGCTTTGCGGCCATCGAGCCGATGGTGGCCCGCCATGGCCGGGGCTTTGCCTTCGGCGACGCACCCGGCCTCGCCGACTGTTGCCTTGTGCCGCAGGTCTATAATGCCGCCCGCTTCCATGTGGACATGACGCCCTTCCCGGCGATCCGCGCCGCCGTGGCCCGGGCCCTGGAGCATCCGGCCATCGCCGCTGCCCATCCCAATCTGCAACCCGACGCCCAACCGGCGTAA
- a CDS encoding fumarylacetoacetate hydrolase family protein, with the protein MTTYIFPPPALPVVPVEGSSALFPVRRILCVGRNYAAHAREMGADTRDPPFFFAKPADAILPLPASVPYPSATSDLHHEIELVAALKGGGENLTPDQALELVFGYAVGVDLTRRDLQNAAKAKGHPWESGKAFDASAPISAIRPMSGLPPEGAITLSVNGVEKQRGEIADMIWNVAEVLAKASQLWRLEAGDLVFTGTPEGVGAIARGDRVEGEVEGVGKLSFTLA; encoded by the coding sequence ATGACGACATACATCTTTCCCCCGCCCGCCCTGCCCGTGGTCCCGGTTGAGGGATCGTCCGCCCTGTTTCCGGTGCGTCGCATCCTCTGCGTCGGCCGCAACTATGCGGCCCATGCCCGCGAAATGGGGGCCGATACGCGGGATCCGCCGTTCTTTTTCGCCAAGCCGGCCGACGCCATCCTGCCCCTGCCGGCCAGCGTGCCCTATCCGTCGGCGACCAGCGACCTGCACCACGAGATCGAGCTGGTCGCGGCGCTCAAGGGCGGCGGCGAGAACCTGACGCCGGACCAGGCCCTGGAGCTGGTGTTCGGCTATGCCGTCGGCGTCGACCTGACCCGGCGCGACCTGCAGAACGCCGCCAAGGCCAAGGGCCACCCCTGGGAATCCGGCAAGGCCTTTGATGCCAGCGCCCCGATCAGTGCCATCCGCCCGATGTCCGGCCTGCCGCCGGAGGGTGCGATCACCCTGTCGGTCAATGGCGTGGAAAAGCAGCGCGGCGAGATCGCCGACATGATCTGGAACGTCGCCGAGGTCCTGGCCAAGGCCAGCCAGCTGTGGCGGCTGGAGGCCGGCGACCTGGTCTTTACCGGCACCCCCGAGGGCGTCGGCGCCATCGCCCGCGGCGACCGGGTCGAGGGCGAGGTCGAGGGCGTCGGCAAACTGTCCTTCACCCTGGCCTAG
- a CDS encoding ABC transporter ATP-binding protein — protein MLIIENLTHVYGNGVRALDEVSLTIPRGMYGLLGPNGAGKSTLMRTIATLQAPTSGHIRFGDIDVLKTPELLRRTLGYLPQDFGVYPRVSAYDMLDHMAVLKGISGAKERKETVESLLNQVNLWGVRKKALAGFSGGMRQRFGIAQALIGDPRLIIVDEPTAGLDPEERNRFLNLLAEIGENVVVILSTHIVEDVSDLCPAMAIICDGRIVKQGAPNDLVTQLAGRVWRKTIDKTELEAAKATYQVISTRLLGGRTVIHILADSDPGAGFTAVEGGLEDVYFSTLSTTRRAA, from the coding sequence ATGTTGATCATCGAGAACCTGACACACGTCTATGGCAACGGCGTTCGCGCCCTGGACGAGGTCAGCCTGACCATACCGCGCGGCATGTATGGCCTGCTGGGGCCCAACGGCGCGGGCAAGTCGACCCTGATGCGCACCATCGCCACCCTGCAGGCCCCGACCTCGGGCCATATCCGCTTCGGCGACATCGACGTGCTGAAAACGCCGGAGCTCCTGCGCCGCACCCTGGGCTATCTGCCGCAGGATTTCGGGGTCTATCCGCGGGTCTCGGCCTACGACATGCTCGACCACATGGCGGTGCTCAAGGGCATCAGCGGCGCGAAGGAGCGCAAGGAAACCGTCGAGAGCCTGCTCAACCAGGTCAATCTCTGGGGCGTGCGCAAGAAGGCCCTGGCCGGGTTCTCGGGCGGCATGCGCCAGCGCTTCGGCATCGCCCAGGCCCTGATCGGCGATCCGCGCCTGATCATTGTCGACGAACCCACCGCCGGCCTCGACCCGGAAGAGCGCAACCGCTTCCTGAACCTGCTGGCCGAGATCGGCGAGAACGTGGTGGTGATTCTCTCCACCCACATCGTCGAGGACGTCTCCGACCTCTGTCCGGCCATGGCGATCATCTGCGATGGCCGTATCGTCAAGCAGGGCGCGCCCAATGACCTGGTCACCCAGCTGGCCGGCCGGGTCTGGCGCAAGACCATCGACAAGACCGAACTCGAAGCGGCCAAGGCGACCTATCAGGTCATCTCCACCCGCCTGCTGGGCGGCCGCACGGTGATCCATATCCTGGCCGACAGCGATCCGGGCGCCGGCTTCACGGCGGTCGAGGGCGGCCTTGAGGACGTCTATTTCTCGACCCTGTCCACCACCCGCCGCGCGGCGTAG
- a CDS encoding ABC transporter permease/M1 family aminopeptidase yields the protein MFGKIAGFELRYQLKSPVFWVVATVFFLLTFGAATIDQIRIGGGGQIHKNAPYAIAQTHLILSIFYMFVTTAFVANVVVRDDETGFGPILRSTRIGKFDYLYGRFTGAVLAAAISFLVVPLAIFIGSFMPWIDPERLGPNLLEAYLFSYFALALPSILLTSAIFFALATVTRSMMWTYVGVIAFMVLWIIAGIALDRPEFEKTAALWEPLGTAAFGLVTKYWTAAERNSLTPSLTGALLFNRLLALALSAAFLSAAYWLFKIQAAELAGDRKVKAHKGPAPIEVLPATLSGPVIPRYDRRTAWAQLVVRTRLDMGQVFKSPAYFVLLALGLANAMGSLWFATEAGRYGGEIYPLTRVLLMPLMGSFGLIPMIIAIYYSGELVWRERERKTHEIIDATPVPDWAFVAPKTLAIALVLISTLLVSVLAAILSQLAHGYTHLELGKYLLWYILPQSVDWILLAVLAVFLQAISPHKFIGWGLMVIYLVATITLSNLGFEHKLYNFGSVTDTPFSDMNGQGQFWIGAWWLRLYWTAFSVVLLVLSYGLWRRGTESRLWPRLMRLPSRMTGKAGATLALALTVFVGTGLFIYVNTNVWNTYRTNIDNEKWQADYEKTLLPFETLPQPKIVSMMLDVDLYPGEPRVDTKGSYVLENRTGAPLKEIHVRFDRDLTVKGLSIEGARPKKTYDRFNYRIFAFDTPMVPGERRKMSFITQRAQKGFPNSGAESRVVANGTFLNNMEIAPILGMSRDGLLTDRAKRRKYGLPAERRVAKLGDVTSRQFNGLRKDSDWVSSDITVTTVSDQTPIAPGYKVSDQVRGDRRVARFVTEAPIQNFISIQSARYRIASETYKGVDLAVYYDPQHPWNIDRMKTAMKASLDYMGTEFSPYQFRQLRFQEFPDYAQFAQSFANTIPWSEGLFFISNYKDPEKIDMVTYVGAHEIGHQWWAHQVIGADQQGGAMLSETFAQYSALMVMKRTYGESQIRKFLKFELDSYLRARGGDPLEEQPLYKVEAQPYIYYRKGSLVMYRLQSEIGEAAVNRALRRLIAQYGFKGAPYPNTLDFMTAIRAEAPADKQALITDLFEKITLYDLKTKAATEKKRADGRFDVTLTVEAKKLYADGKGKETESPLNETMDIGLFTAEPGKKDFKADKVVLYQRRMIRSGTQTLTFTVDKAPKWAGVDPYNTIIDRNGDDNTLKVDG from the coding sequence ATGTTTGGCAAGATCGCGGGCTTCGAGCTCCGCTACCAGCTGAAGTCGCCCGTCTTCTGGGTGGTGGCGACAGTCTTTTTCCTGCTGACCTTCGGGGCGGCGACGATCGACCAGATCCGCATCGGCGGCGGCGGTCAGATCCACAAGAACGCGCCCTATGCGATCGCCCAGACCCACCTGATCCTGTCGATCTTCTACATGTTCGTCACCACAGCCTTCGTGGCCAATGTGGTGGTCCGCGACGACGAGACCGGGTTCGGACCGATCCTGCGCTCCACCCGGATCGGCAAGTTCGACTATCTGTACGGCCGTTTCACGGGGGCCGTCCTGGCGGCGGCGATCTCGTTCCTGGTCGTGCCCCTGGCGATCTTCATCGGCTCCTTCATGCCCTGGATCGATCCCGAACGGCTGGGTCCGAACCTGCTTGAAGCCTATCTGTTTTCCTATTTCGCCCTGGCCCTGCCCTCGATCCTGCTGACCTCGGCGATCTTCTTCGCCCTGGCCACGGTGACCCGGTCGATGATGTGGACCTATGTCGGCGTGATTGCCTTCATGGTGCTGTGGATCATTGCCGGCATCGCCCTGGATCGGCCGGAGTTTGAAAAGACCGCCGCCCTGTGGGAACCCCTGGGCACGGCGGCCTTTGGCCTGGTCACCAAGTACTGGACCGCTGCCGAGCGCAACAGCCTGACCCCGTCCCTGACCGGGGCCCTGCTGTTCAACCGCCTCCTGGCCCTGGCCCTGTCGGCGGCCTTCCTGTCGGCGGCCTACTGGCTGTTCAAGATCCAGGCGGCCGAGCTGGCCGGCGATCGCAAGGTCAAGGCCCACAAGGGGCCGGCACCGATCGAGGTCCTGCCGGCGACCCTGAGTGGCCCGGTCATTCCACGCTATGATCGCCGGACCGCCTGGGCCCAGCTCGTGGTCCGCACCCGCCTGGACATGGGCCAGGTGTTCAAGAGCCCGGCCTATTTCGTGCTGCTGGCCCTGGGCCTGGCCAATGCCATGGGCTCGCTGTGGTTCGCCACCGAGGCCGGGCGCTATGGCGGCGAGATCTATCCGCTGACCCGCGTGCTGCTGATGCCGCTGATGGGGTCGTTCGGCCTGATCCCGATGATCATCGCCATCTATTATTCCGGCGAGCTGGTCTGGCGCGAACGCGAACGCAAGACCCACGAGATCATCGATGCCACCCCGGTGCCGGACTGGGCCTTTGTCGCGCCCAAGACCCTGGCCATTGCCCTGGTGCTGATCTCCACCCTGCTGGTCAGCGTGCTGGCGGCGATCCTGAGCCAGCTGGCCCACGGCTATACCCACCTGGAGCTGGGCAAGTACCTGCTCTGGTACATCCTGCCGCAATCGGTGGACTGGATCCTGCTGGCGGTTCTGGCGGTGTTCCTGCAGGCGATCAGCCCGCACAAGTTCATCGGCTGGGGCCTGATGGTGATCTATCTGGTCGCCACCATCACCCTCTCGAACCTGGGATTCGAGCACAAGCTCTACAATTTCGGCTCGGTCACCGACACGCCCTTCTCCGACATGAACGGCCAGGGCCAGTTCTGGATCGGGGCCTGGTGGCTGCGGCTGTACTGGACGGCCTTCTCGGTCGTGCTGCTGGTTCTGTCCTATGGTCTGTGGCGTCGCGGAACCGAGAGCCGCCTGTGGCCCCGCCTGATGCGTCTGCCGAGCCGCATGACCGGCAAGGCCGGCGCGACACTGGCCCTGGCCCTGACGGTGTTCGTCGGAACCGGCCTGTTCATCTACGTCAACACCAATGTCTGGAACACCTACCGGACCAATATCGACAACGAGAAATGGCAGGCTGACTACGAAAAGACCCTGCTGCCGTTCGAGACCCTGCCCCAGCCCAAGATTGTGTCGATGATGCTGGACGTCGACCTCTATCCGGGCGAGCCGCGCGTCGACACCAAGGGCTCCTATGTCCTGGAAAACCGCACCGGCGCGCCCCTGAAGGAAATCCATGTCCGGTTCGACCGCGACCTGACGGTCAAGGGCCTGTCGATTGAGGGGGCCCGGCCCAAGAAGACCTATGACCGGTTCAACTATCGGATCTTCGCCTTCGACACGCCGATGGTGCCGGGCGAGCGGCGCAAGATGAGCTTCATCACCCAGCGCGCCCAGAAGGGCTTTCCCAACAGTGGCGCGGAATCGCGGGTGGTCGCCAACGGCACCTTCCTGAACAATATGGAGATCGCGCCGATCCTGGGCATGTCGCGCGACGGCCTGCTGACCGATCGGGCCAAGCGCCGCAAATACGGCCTGCCCGCCGAGCGCCGTGTGGCCAAGCTGGGCGATGTCACGTCGCGGCAGTTCAATGGTCTGCGCAAGGACTCCGACTGGGTGTCGTCCGACATCACCGTCACCACGGTCAGCGACCAGACGCCGATCGCGCCGGGCTACAAGGTCTCCGACCAGGTCAGGGGTGATCGTCGCGTGGCCCGCTTCGTCACCGAGGCCCCGATCCAGAACTTCATCTCGATCCAGTCGGCCCGCTACAGGATCGCCAGCGAGACCTACAAGGGCGTCGATCTGGCGGTCTATTATGATCCGCAGCACCCCTGGAACATCGACCGCATGAAGACGGCGATGAAGGCCTCGCTGGACTATATGGGCACCGAGTTCAGCCCCTATCAGTTCCGCCAGCTGCGCTTCCAGGAGTTCCCCGACTACGCCCAGTTCGCCCAGTCGTTCGCCAACACCATTCCGTGGTCCGAAGGCCTGTTCTTCATCTCTAACTACAAGGATCCGGAGAAGATCGACATGGTCACCTATGTCGGGGCCCACGAGATCGGCCACCAGTGGTGGGCTCACCAGGTGATCGGTGCCGACCAGCAGGGCGGGGCCATGCTGTCGGAGACCTTCGCCCAGTATTCGGCCCTGATGGTCATGAAGCGGACCTATGGCGAGAGCCAGATTCGCAAGTTCCTGAAGTTCGAGCTCGACAGCTATCTGCGCGCCCGCGGCGGCGATCCTCTGGAGGAGCAGCCGCTCTACAAGGTCGAGGCCCAGCCCTATATCTATTATCGCAAGGGCTCGCTGGTCATGTACCGGCTGCAGAGCGAGATCGGCGAAGCGGCGGTCAACCGGGCCCTGCGCCGGCTGATCGCCCAGTACGGGTTCAAGGGCGCGCCCTATCCCAACACCCTGGACTTCATGACGGCGATCCGGGCCGAGGCTCCGGCCGACAAACAGGCCCTGATCACCGACCTGTTCGAGAAGATCACCCTCTATGACCTGAAGACCAAGGCCGCGACCGAGAAGAAGCGCGCCGATGGCCGCTTTGACGTGACCCTGACGGTCGAGGCCAAGAAGCTCTATGCCGACGGCAAGGGCAAGGAGACCGAAAGCCCCCTGAACGAGACCATGGACATCGGCCTGTTCACGGCCGAGCCGGGCAAGAAGGACTTCAAGGCCGACAAGGTCGTGCTTTATCAGCGTCGGATGATCCGTTCGGGGACCCAGACCCTGACCTTCACGGTCGACAAGGCCCCGAAATGGGCCGGCGTCGATCCCTACAATACGATCATCGACCGCAACGGGGACGACAACACCCTGAAGGTCGACGGATGA
- a CDS encoding PaaI family thioesterase → MSEGGLKLDAAAFNAFLRGAFPEGEADAFPTVVEVAEGRVLMRQPFATRQLRPGGVISGPTLMALADTAAYAVILTHIGEVPLAVTTSLTIHFLRGCKPGDLYAEATLLKLGRRIATADILMWTESRERAAAKATVAYAIP, encoded by the coding sequence ATGAGTGAGGGTGGGCTGAAGCTCGACGCGGCGGCGTTCAACGCCTTCCTGAGGGGGGCTTTCCCCGAGGGCGAGGCGGACGCCTTTCCGACCGTGGTGGAGGTGGCCGAAGGCCGCGTCCTGATGCGCCAGCCCTTTGCGACCCGGCAGTTGCGGCCCGGCGGCGTGATCTCCGGCCCGACCCTGATGGCCCTGGCCGACACCGCCGCCTATGCGGTGATCCTGACCCATATCGGCGAGGTGCCGCTGGCGGTGACGACCTCGCTGACGATCCATTTTCTGAGGGGCTGCAAGCCGGGCGACCTCTATGCCGAGGCCACCCTGCTCAAGCTCGGCCGCCGCATCGCGACGGCCGATATCCTGATGTGGACGGAATCGCGCGAGCGCGCCGCCGCCAAGGCGACGGTGGCCTACGCCATTCCCTAG
- a CDS encoding DUF4142 domain-containing protein, with protein sequence MTRHLLLIGTAIAALSLTACGPKATESKGAATPSEQAATPDANPVATVPTLADETKAAVFALKAADLNLFEIEAARLAASRSTNAQVKAFARSMETAHGKTAEALKVAIAASGAAITLPMALTKDMQDDLDALTKAGNDDFDKKYADSQVDAHQAMLNLLQRYAQDGDTPVIKTFAAETAPTIQEHLNKAEGLKNGFVN encoded by the coding sequence ATGACCCGCCATCTCCTCCTCATCGGTACTGCCATCGCCGCCCTCAGCCTGACCGCCTGCGGTCCCAAGGCCACCGAATCCAAGGGTGCCGCAACGCCGTCGGAACAGGCCGCCACCCCGGATGCCAACCCGGTCGCCACGGTCCCGACCCTGGCCGACGAGACCAAGGCCGCGGTCTTCGCCCTGAAGGCTGCTGACCTGAACCTGTTCGAGATAGAAGCCGCCAGGCTGGCCGCCTCGCGCTCGACCAATGCCCAGGTCAAGGCCTTCGCCAGGTCAATGGAGACGGCTCACGGCAAGACCGCCGAGGCCCTGAAGGTCGCCATTGCCGCCTCGGGCGCAGCGATCACCCTGCCGATGGCCCTGACCAAGGACATGCAGGATGACCTCGACGCCCTGACCAAGGCCGGCAATGACGACTTCGACAAGAAATATGCCGACAGCCAGGTCGATGCGCACCAGGCGATGCTGAACCTGCTGCAGCGCTACGCCCAGGACGGCGATACCCCGGTCATCAAGACCTTCGCCGCCGAGACCGCCCCGACCATTCAGGAACACCTGAACAAGGCCGAGGGCCTGAAGAACGGCTTCGTGAACTAG
- a CDS encoding CaiB/BaiF CoA transferase family protein translates to MAQSPLTGLRVIEMGSLIAGPFCGQILGDFGAEVIKLEDPRAGDPMRQWGRSKPQGLSPWWPVIGRNKKSVTVDLRTDEGRDLARALIAKADVVVENFRPGTLEAWGMGYEALSAEHPGLVMARVSGFGQTGPYSHRAGYALVGEAMGGLRHITGEPDRNPARAGISIGDSLSGLNAALGVMMALHSRDRTGRGQVVDAAIYESVLTVMENLITEYDLTGYVRERSGAVLPGIAPSNVYPTRSGELILIGANQDTLFRRLCDLMGRPDLADDVRYKDHAARGAHQGELDARIAAWTADQEIETLLPRLEEAGIATGRIYRAPEMLADPHFAARESIVTVPHPVFGQVKMQNAFPRLSETPGAVRWTAPTLGEHTDAVLREVAGLSADAIAGLRARKVL, encoded by the coding sequence ATGGCACAGTCACCGCTGACAGGGCTGCGGGTCATCGAGATGGGCTCGCTGATCGCGGGTCCGTTCTGCGGCCAGATCCTCGGGGACTTCGGGGCCGAGGTGATCAAGCTCGAGGATCCCAGGGCCGGTGATCCCATGCGGCAGTGGGGCCGCAGCAAGCCCCAGGGGCTGTCGCCCTGGTGGCCGGTGATCGGCCGCAACAAGAAGTCGGTCACCGTCGATCTGCGCACGGACGAAGGCCGCGACCTCGCCCGGGCCCTGATCGCCAAGGCCGATGTCGTGGTTGAAAACTTCCGCCCCGGCACGCTGGAGGCCTGGGGCATGGGCTATGAGGCCCTGTCGGCGGAGCATCCGGGCCTGGTCATGGCGCGGGTGTCGGGCTTTGGCCAGACCGGGCCCTATTCGCACCGGGCCGGCTATGCCCTGGTCGGCGAGGCCATGGGCGGCTTGCGCCACATCACCGGCGAGCCGGACCGCAACCCGGCCCGGGCCGGGATCTCGATCGGCGACAGCCTGTCGGGCCTGAATGCCGCCCTCGGGGTGATGATGGCCCTGCATTCGCGCGACCGCACCGGCCGGGGCCAGGTGGTCGATGCGGCCATCTATGAGAGCGTGCTGACGGTGATGGAGAACCTGATCACCGAATATGACCTGACCGGCTATGTCCGCGAACGTTCTGGGGCCGTGCTGCCCGGCATTGCGCCCTCGAACGTCTATCCCACCCGGAGCGGCGAGTTGATCCTGATCGGAGCCAACCAGGACACCCTGTTCCGGCGGCTTTGCGATCTGATGGGCCGGCCGGACCTGGCCGATGACGTGCGCTACAAGGATCACGCGGCGCGGGGTGCCCATCAGGGCGAGCTGGACGCCCGGATCGCCGCCTGGACGGCCGATCAGGAGATCGAGACCCTGCTGCCGCGTCTGGAGGAGGCGGGCATCGCCACCGGCCGGATCTATCGCGCGCCGGAGATGCTGGCCGATCCGCATTTCGCGGCCCGCGAGTCCATTGTCACCGTGCCGCATCCGGTCTTCGGCCAGGTGAAGATGCAGAACGCCTTTCCGCGCCTGTCGGAAACCCCGGGCGCGGTGCGCTGGACGGCCCCGACCCTCGGCGAGCACACCGATGCCGTCCTCAGAGAGGTGGCGGGACTGAGCGCCGACGCCATCGCCGGCCTGCGGGCGCGGAAAGTGCTTTGA